One Bythopirellula goksoeyrii genomic window, GGTTTGCGCTCTTCTGCGTCTTCTTAGGTATCTGCGGCTATGTAAGTACGTTCGTCTCGCAGTACCACGGCGATGAACAACCCGAGCGTATCGGCCCCGTCGTTTGGCAAGGCAATTGGTTGGCCATGTTATCCGTGCCGTTGGCGCTGGCAGCCATTCCACTCGCGCCCTGGATATTCTCCCTCGCCAAGCATCGCCCCGATGTGACCGAGCAAGAGATTCGGTACTTCAAAATCCTCTGCTTCGGCGGTCCAGGGATGGTGCTGGCCACGTCGTTCTCCTGTTTCTACAGCGGCCGAGGAATGACGTGGGTCAACATGCTCATTGATCTGTTCGGCACCGCTGTCAACTTGGTTCTCGACTACTTGTTGATCTTTGGCTACGCCGGTTGTCCAGAGATGGGCATCGCTGGCGCCGCATGGGCAACCGTTGTTGGCATCTGGGTAAAACCCTTTATTTTCTTTGCACTGATATGGCAGAGGTCCAATCGGGCAACCTATCACACCGATAATTGGCGCATCGAACTTCCACTCCTCCGCCGGCTGGTTTATTACGGCGGACCAGGCGGAATGCAGATGCTGCTCGACATCAGCGGATTCACCATCTTCATCATCCTGGTGGGCAGACTTGGCGACATGCCGGCGATGGCCTCAAGCATGGCCTTCAGCATCAATACGGTCTCGTTCATGCCCGTTTGGGGCCTTGGCATGAGCGCTGGCATCCTCGTCGGCCAACGACTGGGCGAAAACCGCGACGACCTCGCCAACCGCGCCACTTGGACCACCTACCAAATCGGCATGGCCTACATGGCACTTCTAACGGTGCTTTACGTCGCACTGCCGGATCTCTTCTTGTCGTCGTTTATAGGCACCGAAACCCAAAGCGACCTCTACCAGATGGCGCTCTCCCTGCTCTACTTTGTCGCGGCTTACAATGCATTCGACACCACCCAGATTATCTTCGTTTCGGCGCTGAAGGGTTCCGGCGACACCCGCTTCATAATGTTCGTGAGCCTCGTCATGGCCACCGCCTTGGCAGCACTGACCTACCTCGCCGTCGAGATGCTGCATCTGGACGTCTATGCCTGCTGGATAATCATTGTCTTTTGGCTTACGATCCTGGCGGTTACCTACCTGCTCCGTTTCATCAGCGGCAAATGGCGCACGATGCGCGTGATCGAACAGATCCATCATCCGCAACCCGCAGACTGCGAGCTGGCCGTCCCCGAAGCGTGTCCCGAAGCGGTGCAATCAATCGACCAAGCAGCACCAGTGTGAGGAGTTAGCTGGCAGCGCCCCAGAATTATTCCTCACACACTCCGCGTACCAAAACACTTCCCCATCAAGGCCAAGATTACGCATACCAAAACGAATGTGCCAACTCCGCCCAGCGCTATAATGCCATATCTCATGTCGGGATCGATTTCCTCCGTGTTGAATGCGTTTTGCATGACTTTAATTCTTTCCACGCTCGAATTGTCCATGTCCATGATCTTCAGTCTTCGTAGGTAAAGCGATAGTTCGCGTCGAAGTTCTTCGAGCTCATCGATTTCTTGCTCAAGCATCCTCAGTTCACCATTGCGTAATCCCTTCGGCTTAGAAGAACGAGAGCTAATTTCATTCACATCATCCTGCTTTCCCTCGTTTGCAGTCGCGTTGCTCTCAAGCTCCTGTTCAAGCATGTAATACTTTTCTAGCTTGCTGCGAAGTTCGACCTCCAATTGCCTCAATACCGTGTCAAGTCCCGCCATCTCTTCAAACTCTTCGATCCTGTCTGCAGCTACTATTTCATTCATGTATGCCTCAACGACTGCATCGATGATTTTTTTCATTTCGTCGGGGTCTTCATTACCCTCATAGCTGATCATGAGTATCTTACTCTCACCTGGGAAGGACGCCTGCAGTTCATCCTGGAGCCACGTAAGCTCATCCGGACGATTCTTCACCACAACATTGAGCTCGCGAATATCGCCTCGATTGAGTGCAGCCATCAAGACAAACTGACTTTTCAGCAAAGTTAGTTGGGTTTCCTTAAAAATCTCAAATTCTTTCTCCGAAAACCGTTGCTCCGGATTAAGAAACTTCATGCTTGAGGTGTTGCTATCGACTTGCATATAGGCGGTTACAGAGAAGGGCTGAGGTAACCACCAAAATAAAAAGGCACTGACAAGGATCGCCAGCACAAGACTCAAGAATAGAAATACTGGTGGACGAAACAGAAAGAAACGATCGGAAACCATGGCGAGAACCCTTGCGATAAGAATCGATCACGAGAGATGAACCATGGGCTACTATAGCAGTTCGTCTGAATCTGCAAAGCTACCAGGGGCTTTGGAAACAGAAATAAGTAATGTGCCCCAAGAGAGGGTAATTCAATCATTAAGATTGATGCAAGTGAGAACTTGGTACGATCAATCCCCATACCCTTCCGGGTGTTTCTGGTGCCAACCCCAGGCACTTTCCACAATCGACCCGATCTCTTTATGCTGCGGTTGCCAGTTGAGCACCCGGTTCGCCTCGCGGGCATCGGCTACCAGCGCCGGCGGATCCCCTTCACGGCGCGGGGCCACCACAGCCGGGATGGCATGACCCGTCACGTGGCGGCAAGCCTCGATCACCTCCAACACACTCGCCCCACTGCCGGTGCCGAGATTCAATTTAAGCTGAGTTCCATCCTCAAGCTGCTCCAGCGCAGCCAAGTGCGCCGCCGCCAGATCGTCGACGTGGATATAATCGCGAACGCAAGTGCCGTCAGGAGTTGGATAATCGTCCCCAAAGATTTTCACGTTCTTGCGTTTTCCCAACGCCACTTCCAAAACCAGCGGGATGAGATGCGTCTCGGGATCGTGATCCTCGCCGATCGTACCATCCGCTGCAGCCCCCGAGGCATTGAAGTACCGCAGCGCCGCATAGCCCCACCCGTACGCATGGCTATAATCGGCCAACGCGTGCTCGATCACCAGCTTGGTAAATCCATAGGGATTGATCGGCGATTGCTTTTCGGCCTCGGTGATTGGCACAACGTCTGGGACACCATAGGTCGCGCAGGTACTGGAAAACACAATTCGCTTTACCCCCACATAGCGCATCGCTTCCAACAGTGAGAGTGTCCCCACGACGTTATTGTGGTAATACTCCGCTGGGTTGGTGACCGATACCCCCACGTAGCAAGAAGCAGCAAAGTGCATCACCGCCTCGATTTGCTTTTCGCGCAGGGCTCTCTCTAAAGCCAGCCGGTCGTGCAAGTCTCCCTCGATCAACCTCCCCTCGGGCACTGCCGCTCGATGTCCCTCGGAAAGATTGTCGTAGACCCACACCTCATGCCCTTCGTGCATCAGCACTTTGGCAGCATGCGAACCGACGTAACCCGCTCCACCACACAGTAATACTTTCATTTTCTTTCCCTATTCCTGCCTCTTGTCTCAGATCCGCCGTGGCGGGCGGCTTCGCGTGATCAATCTTGAGAAATATCAGATTAAGACTTCCCCTGTCGTTTCGCAACCAACCTCTGACCTTCCGGTCGAGGCTAGAAAAAACCTATAACAGTTACTCCAAGGAACACTCGCGAAGAGACAAGTTGTATATGACAGAGCAAAGCGAAGATTCTGCTGACGAAAAAATACCCCAGCGACCGCTCAAGTGCCGCTTGCAGGGCAACTTCGCTGCATGGCTGCACCGCTCGGGCGGGAGTCTGGCAATCACCACTTACACCTCTGGCAAGCTGGTTCTGGTTGGCAGCACCGACAGCAAGCTTGCTATCAACGCCCATAAATTCGCCCGCCCGATGGGCATGGCCCGCAATGGCAGCCGACTCGCCATTGCGGTCCGCGAGCAGATCCTTACCTTCCGTCTGCAAGATGATGGCAAGTTCATCCCCGAGCGAACCTACGACACAGGCAAAGTGAATGCCCACGACCTTGCCTTCGGTCGTCGCGGCATTTACTTCGCCAATACCCGATTCAATTGCTTGGCTCGCGTCTCCGACCGCAAACAGTTTGTCCAGTGTTGGCTACCTCCATTTATTTCCACGATGTTCGCCCAAGACCGTTGCCACTTGAACGGCCTTGGAATGCAGGCAGGCTCACCAGCCATGGCCACCGCTTTCTGCGAGACCGATGAAAAAAATGATTGGCGCAAAGAAGACCGTTTCACTTCTGGCGTACTCATCGATGTGGCTCGCAACGAGATCGTCGCGCGCAATCTCTGCATGCCCCACTCGCCCCGTCGTTATCGACGAGCATGGTGGTTGTGCAACTCGGGCCATGGCTCGCTCTCGCGATTCGATCCCAGCAGCAGCGAATGTCAGGAAGTCTGCGCACTGCCAGGGTTCACGCGGGGGTTATGCTTCACTGGCAAATACGCGCTCGTGGGCCTCTCCAAAATCCGCCCCAAGCACATCCTCGACGCCCCCCCGGTCCGCGCGCGCCACGGGGAGCTAACGGCTGGCGTTGCACTCGTGAATCTATCCACCGGCAAACAAGAGGGGCTGCTGGAATTCGTTGAGGGGGGCAACGAAGTGTTTGAAGTTGCTTTCTTACGCGACGTCAAAGAGCCTCGCCTGCAACATGAAAAAGAAACCTAGCGAGCCGGCCCGTCCTCGGGCCCGGCTAAGCCTCGGGCTCAAGGAAAGCCGGGCCCGGGGACGGGCCGGCTCGCTCATAATTCAATCCGAACTCCGCTTTCCTCGTTCCCTAAACTCCTCGCGGGGTCTCGATCGCGATCTTCTCCAGCGCCGCGATATTCGAATCGATGTATCGCTCGAGAATAAACATCGCCGCGAAGCCGATGATTCCCACACCGCTCACCACCATCAGCGCCCACCGCCGGGAGTCATCACCACCCGACGCGGTCACGAGTAAAATTCCCAGCATGGGCACAAGTGCTGACAGCGCCAAATGGATCAAATTAAGTTTCTTGAGCTTCTGCAGATCACGCCATCGTGGCCCAGCCACAAGGCCGTTGCGCACGATAGCGGGAAAGTAAACTCTCACTGCCAACGCCGTCAGAATAAAATAAGGGAACACCGCCGCCGAGATTCCACAAAGCGCCAACGACATAAAGAAATGCGAATAGAAGCCGACGACCCCCTCGATCTCTCCGCCCATGTTCATCACGAGCGGAAAGACCAAACCGGAGACACTCCACATCCCCAGCGTCAGCAGTGAAACAAACCAGCCGAAGAATAGTACTTGTTTCCCCCCCTCTGCGGACAATTGAGGTTTCGTGCGATCCAGTTGGCGGGCAATCTTCCGCACCACCCACACTCCCACCAACACTCCGAGTGGGAAGACGATCCCGTTGATCCAAAGTTGCACTGTCTCGAACCACTCCGACAAATCCGGAGTAATCCGACTGCGATTGTAGAGCAGGTTGAAACGGCCAGCCAAGGCATTGGGCAACAACCCCGCGATCACGACCGTCGGAATCGGCAGCGCCAGCATTAGTTTGACGATCGCGCTCCGCGGTTCTTGCAACAACTTCCAGCAACGCGGTTCCAAACAAAGCCGCAACTCCCGAGCGACTTCGTCGGCCGTCTGATAGCGTTCTTCCTTCCGCGAGGCGAGGCATTTCATCAGTACTTTGCGCAGCGACTCGGGGCAATCGCTCGGCAGCGCCTGACGCATCGCATTGAAATCCGCGTAGTGCCGCCGATCAATCATCCGCTGAATATGTGCTAGCGACCCACCGTCGGAAGGCCCATCATCAAAGGGACGCGTACCGACCAATAGTTCCCACAGCATCACTCCCAGCGAATAGACATCACTCTGCCCGCGCACCAATTGAGGGGAACCACCCAACACTGGGTGACACGCCTGCAATTGCTCCGGCGACATGTAGGCCAACGATCCACCAAACGCCTCGGCCGGATCCTCGTCGGCCCGTCCGCCGTTGTAACTCACATTAAAATCCGCCAGCTTCGGCAATCCCTCGGGAGACAACAGTACATTGGCAGGCTTGATATCGCGATGCAGTACGCCGCGCGAGTGCGCGTATCCCAACCCTTCGGCCAACTGGGCTCCCAAGCGAGCGACCACCAGCGGCCAGCTGGTTTCCTCCAGCCAGTGCCGATGCGAAGACCCATCAGGCCGGGCCGTACCACTCGACCCAAGATGTTCGTCCACCACATCCAGTAGCAATTGCCCCGTGCGTTGTTTCTGGGGTGTGCTACGCACCCGCTTCACCACGTCGAACACCGTGCCGCCGGGGATGACTTCCATGTACAACAGCCGCGCCGGCGGCGAAGTACTTGCCCGTTGGTCAAACACGCGCACGACGTACTGATGGTCTAGCTGCGCAAGCGTCTGCGGTTCGCTGCCGGTGTGTTTAGAAATCTTTAATGCGACCAGTCGCTCCATGGACATCTGCCTGGCAAGAAACACTTGGGCGAATGCCCCGCTTCCCAGTTCAGTGAGAAGTTGAAAATCATCGACGGTTTGTCCCGCCTCAAAACGAAGCGGAATCTCTTCAAGCTGCGACGGTCCCTCACCTTTTCCTTTCAGGGCATCGCTCCTGACAGTTGAGCCGTAATAGGTACACGTTGGCGAACCCGAGACCGCCATCCCCCCCACGAGTGCACAGAGTGAAGTTGCCTGCTCGGGAAATCGTTCGCGGATCTCCTCCTCAGTCACCCGATCCCCAGCTTGCATCCGCACCTGCAATTCTTCGTGGATCAAGTCCACTGGCAGTTCTACCGATGTGCCCAAAACAGGAAACTCGGCAGCATACTCCTCCACCCTCAGGGGCGATCGACCATATTGCCAGCGATATTCGAGATCGAGCTTCACCAACTCGGGGAGCACCAATTTCACGAACTGCTCATCCTCGCTAGGCAAAAACTCCGCCAGCCGCGGTTCAGCCGCCCCCTGCGAGAAATGGGCCTCCCATGCCTCCGACAACGCATCAATAGCACGAGCAACCCGATCCCAACGATCCTCATCGCTCTGGGCGGCTGGCTTCGATAGGCTAGAATGGTGCGTGGTCATAGCGATGGAATAGAAAGCAGTTTCCGCCTCAACATTCTTGAAGTAACAATACTCGCACTGGTGAGTGGGTGAGTAAGTGAGTAGGTACAGATGGAACACCTACTCACCTACTCACTTACTCACTCCCTCACATGAACGATCATGATACCCAAATTTTGGCCTCTCTGCGAACCGGCGATGAAAATGCGCTCGTAGAGTTCCTAAAAACGAACGAGGCTTCGCTCTTGGCGTTTATTCGCAGTCGCATTGGTTCGCAGCTGCAGAAAAAAATCGAGCCCGAGGACATCCTCCAAGAAGCCAGCATCGAGGCGATTCGCATCCTGCCGACCACCGACCTCTCGACTTGGGACCCGCTGCATTGGCTTTTTCAGATCTGCGAGCGGAAAGTTATCGATGCCCACCGCAAGTTCTTTGCCAGCCAAAAACGCGATGCCAGTCGCGAAGCTGCCATCCCCGACGGTAGCGAGGCGGCCGGCTTGGGCGATCTCTTGGCCGCTAGCATGACCACCCCCAGCGCCGCTTTCTCCCGCGACCAGAAACAAATTGCCATGCTCGCCGCCCTGGATACCCTCCCCGAAGACCAGCGCGAGGCATTGCGACTGCGCTATCTGGTCGGTCTCTCGTCTAAAGAAATCGCCAAGAAGATTGGCAAAACCGACGGGGCGACCCGAGTGATGATCTCCCGGGCGTTGAGTCGGTTGCATGAAATGCTGGCAGAATGATTCGAATGCGGAATTCGGATTGCGGAATGAATAAGAATTCCCGCCTATTCTGCACTCCGCAATCCGAATTCCGCATTTCTCTGAACCCTTTTCATCGCCAGCCTGCACTATAGGGGCATGTCAGCCGTCATGAGCCAATCCCCGATCAGCAAAGACGCCAAATTGGCCCCGACCGAGCTAGCCCAACTGGTCCGCGAGCACCAAGCCGACATTTGGCGTTACCTTCGCTACCTCGGTGCCACGCCCAGCGACGCCGACGATCTCACGCAAGAAACCTTTTTGGCCGTCGCCCGAGCAAACTTCATCGAACAAAGCCCACCCCAGACGGCAGCGTACCTGCGAACCGCGGCTCGCAACCAACTACTGATGGCCCGCCGCCGGGAAAAACACCAAATCAACACCGTCGAACTTGCCACCGCAGAACAAGTCTGGAGCACCCTGGTCCCCGATACCGGAACCGCCGGCTTGTTCGCAGCCTTGGCTGACTGCCTGGAAAAACTCGAAGGCCGCGCCCTTGCGGTGATTGATGGTTTTTACCGAGACCGGCGCAGCCGCGAGGAACTCGCACACGAGATGCGTATGAAACCCGACGGCGTGAAGACGCTGCTAAGGCGCACGCGAGAAGTCCTACGCAACTGTATCGAGAAGCGAACTGAAAGTTGAAGACCAGCGATGCGTTGCATCGCGGCTACTATTTTCACTCGACAAAGAAACCCCTAGCCGCGATGCAACGCATCGCAGGGCACCACCATGAACGACAAGAACCAACACGACTGGCACGACACTCTCATCGACCGCGGCCTGGCCGAACTGGTCGGCGGCGAAACGCCCCCCGATCTGACCGATCGTATCCTCGCCGCGGCTGACTCAAACCAGGCAGAGAAGGTAACTCTTGCAGAAGGAACCGAGACGATGAATACAGCAAACTCAACCACCAAAGTTTGGATCACCCTCGCCGTCGCTGTATCGCTTGGTGGCGTCGTCGTAGGTTTACTCTTGCCGGAGGTCAAAGAGGCTCGCGAAACGGCACGACGTAGCGAGATGCAGCAAGTCGAGCAACGAAATCCTATCCAGCATCCGAATACAGAAGTTGGAGATTCACTACATCTACCTCAGGGGAAGTTGGATGTTACTGGGCAGGCAAATGCTGAACCATCATCGCAGGAAGGAGAAGAATTCGCTTTTAATTTGGGATTCGCTCGGGCCAAACCTCAAACCAAGCAGGAAAGTTCTGGAAGCGAAAGTGACAAAAGCATCAATCAAGAACTACGCATTAGGCGGTTAGGCAGGTCTTCTCGTTCTAATGAATCCCCCTCCTCTCCGACCATGCCCAGTCCTTATTACTTGTCTGACGACGTACAGTACTACGCCTCTGGTAGTGGTAATAAAGTCCCAGCGAGAGAAAGCATTCGAAGCGCCGGCCAACGATTCAGCAGCGATGCTGGTTTCAAACCTAGCTTCGGTCGACAATTAAATGAGTGGGGATTGCCTCCCCAGCAAGGCACCGGCCCCGACACCTCGGGCGACCAGTACACCCGCATCAACGAAAACCCCTTTATCAAAGCCGTGGGTGGCGACGCGGTCAGCACGTTTTCGATCGACGTTGATACGGCCAGCTATGCCAATGTGCGGCAATTCCTTGAGCAATCCCGTCGCCTGCCGCCGCCTGATGCCGTGCGGATCGAGGAACTGGTCAACTATTTTGACTACGACTACGCCGGGCCTACCGAAGACAGTCCTTTTGCTGCCCACATGGAAATCGCCGCCTGTCCCTGGAACGCCGAGCATCGACTGGCGCGGATTGGCATCAAGGGCCGTGAGATCGATCGCCAGGCACGACCTCAATCGAACCTTGTATTTCTGATCGATGTCTCCGGGTCGATGAATGATCCGAATAAGCTGCCGCTCTTGATTGAAGGCATGAAACTCCTCACTCGCGAGTTGGGCGAGAACGACAAGGTCGCCATCGTGGTCTACGCCTCCAGCGAAAGACTAGCGCTGGAGAGCACCCGCGGTGATCAACAGCAGACGATCCTCGCGGCGCTCGATCAATTGCGATCAGGTGGTTCCACTGCTGGCGGGGCGGGCATCGAACTTGCTTATAAAACCGCCCAGGACAATTTCATCAAAGGGGGCGTCAACCGCGTGATCCTTTGCACCGATGGCGATTTCAACGTGGGGGTCACTAACACCGCCGACCTTGAGCGGATGGCCGAACAGAAGGCGAAGGAGTCCGGCGTGTTCCTCACAGTCCTTGGCTTCGGTCGCGGCAATCTCAACGACGCGATGATGGAAGCGATCAGCGGCAAAGGGAACGGCAACTATCACTACGTCGACAATCTCACCGAGGCCCGCAAGGTTCTCGTGGAAGAGATGGTCGGCACACTGGTGACGATCGCGAAAGACGTGAAGATTCAAGTTGAGTTTAACCCGGCCCAAGTCGCCGGATACCGTCTGATTGGTTACGAGAACCGCATGTTGCGCACCGAGGATTTCAACGACGACAAGAAAGACGCTGGTGAAATCGGTGCGGGGCACACAGTGACCGCGCTCTACGAAATCATCCCCGCGGGGAAGCGTGTCGATACGCCGGCCGTTGACGAGCTCAAGTACCAACCGCCGCTCGCCGACTTAGCGGAGACCGCGAAGACGCAAGCGAGTGATTCAGATTCGAGTGGTGAATTGCTGACTTTGAAACTCCGTTACAAACTCCCCGACGCCGATACGAGCACGAAGATCGAGTTCCCCATCACCGACAAGGGCGAATCCTTCGCCGACGCGAGTGACGACTTTAAGTTCGCCTCCACAGTGGCCAGCTTCGGGATGTTGCTCCGAAGTTCCCAGTACAGCGGCAACGCCACCTACGACACCGTTCTAGAAACCGCCTCCACCGCCAGCAGTCGCGACCCCCACGGCTACCGCGCTGAGTTCATGGATCTGGTGCGCATTGCCAAGCAATTACAACGATAGCCGCGACTCTACGAGTCGCCGGACTTCCCTGCGACGCGTTGCGTCGAGGCTATTTCGGCTCTCGACTCTTAACGCTCAACTCTCAAGCTCCCTACCCCACATCACTAATATCCAGCGCCTCGCCATACCGCTTGAGCATCTGCTCGCGCAATCGTTCATGCTCCGCATGTTTCAGCCCAGGGTCTTCACTCACCAAGAGCTGCGCTTCGCGACGGGCTTCTTCGAGTATTTCGCGATCCCGCTGCAAGTCGGCCAACCGCAATGGGGGCAAACCGTGCTGCTGCGTCCCAAACAGGTCGCCGGGGCCGCGCATCGAGAAGTCTAACTCCGCCAGTGCAAAACCATCCGTGGACTTAGAAAAAGCCGTCAACCGCTCGCGGCCTTGTTCGCTCAATTCTTCGCTGACCAACACCCCGCAGAATCCCGCATGGTTGCCACGTCCCACGCGGCCTCGGAGTTGATGCAGTTGCGCTAAGCCAAACCGTTCCGCGCCAGCCACGGTCATCACCGAAGCATTCGGCACATCGACCCCCACCTCAATCACCGACGTGCTCACCAACACCTGGGTCTCGCCGTCGCGAAACAGGTCCATCGTCTCCTGCTTGTCGGCGGCCGTCATTCTCCCGTGTAACAACGCCATGCGAAATGCTTCGAGTTCGCCATTGGTAAGCTGCTCAAACGCCTCTGCGACACTGGGGGCCGAGATGGTTTCTGACTCATCCACCAACGGTGCCACGACATACGCCTGCCGCCCTTCTCGTAGTCGATCGCGCACAAATTGCCACCACCGCGCCTGGTGATCCGGTTCGACGAGATAAGTATTGATCGGTTGCCGCCCGCCGGGGAGTTCCGTCAACGTGGAAATATCCAGATCGCCAAACAGAGTCATCGTCACGGTGCGCGGAATTGGCGTGGCGGTCATCACCAGGTAGTGCGGTGACATGTCACCTTGCCGAAGGGCGGCCCGCTGCTTCACACCGAACTTGTGCTGTTCGTCGATCACAACCAGCCCCAGGTCTTTAAATTTTACCGAGTCTTGGATCACAGCGTGCGTGCCAAGTACCACGTTGATCTCTCCCGAGGCGATCTCGGCGAGTATCTGCTCCCGCTCGCCCTTGGCAGTCCCACCGGCAAGCACCGCGAATCGCACACGGCTTGCCTCCAACATCCCGGCCAGCGTGTCGGCATGTTGCCGAGCGAGAATTTCCGTCGGGGCCATCAACACCGCCTGTTTACCATGAGCCACCGCCACCAGCATCGCGTACAACGCCACAAGTGTCTTGCCACTACCCACATCCCCTTGCAGCAAGCGATTCATGGGGCGATCGAGAGCCATGTCGGCACTCACCTCGGCAATCGCGCGGTTCTGACTCTCGGTCAGTTCAAACGGCAGAAGCCGCCGAATACGCGCATCAACCTTGGTGGTCGCCGGTAGAGGTGGCGCTGGCAGCGAACGTTGCAAAGCCCGCCGCGTCGAAACGGCCAGCTGCAACACAAACAGTTCCTGAAAGATAAATCGTCGCCGCGCGCGTTCCAGGGTTTCCTGATCCGCCGGTTGGTGGATCCCACGAATTGCCTCGGCAAGTGGTGCAATTCCATAGCGTCGCAGCAACTCCTCCGGAAACACTTCTTCCGGCACCTCGGCAAGTTCTTCCACCGCCGACCACGCCATTCGACGCATGTAGTACTGCGACAATCCCTCGGTCAGCGCATAGACAGGCAACAACTTCCGACCGGCAAGTGGGTCTTCTTCGTCGGCCAACCAGGTGATCTGTGGGTGAGACATCTCCCACATCATCCCCCGCATCTTCGGCTTGGCGGTGAGTAGAAGTTGTTGTCCTTCGTGAAACTTGCCAAACATGAACGGCTGATTGAACCAAGTTGCCCGCAGCGAGCCACTCTCATCCTGCACCAGGATCGAGACACGACTCTTGCCAAACCCCTTGTTCGCTATGGCGATCTCGGTCACGGTCCCGCGCACACTCTGCAACTCGTCTTCTTCAAGCTCTCCGATCGGCCGCTCGTCTGAGAGGTCTTGATAGTCGCGGGGAAAATCAAAGAGCAGATCGCTTGCCGTGCGAATTCCCATCCGCTCCAACAGCCGAGCCCG contains:
- a CDS encoding RNA polymerase sigma factor, coding for MSQSPISKDAKLAPTELAQLVREHQADIWRYLRYLGATPSDADDLTQETFLAVARANFIEQSPPQTAAYLRTAARNQLLMARRREKHQINTVELATAEQVWSTLVPDTGTAGLFAALADCLEKLEGRALAVIDGFYRDRRSREELAHEMRMKPDGVKTLLRRTREVLRNCIEKRTES
- the galE gene encoding UDP-glucose 4-epimerase GalE; the encoded protein is MKVLLCGGAGYVGSHAAKVLMHEGHEVWVYDNLSEGHRAAVPEGRLIEGDLHDRLALERALREKQIEAVMHFAASCYVGVSVTNPAEYYHNNVVGTLSLLEAMRYVGVKRIVFSSTCATYGVPDVVPITEAEKQSPINPYGFTKLVIEHALADYSHAYGWGYAALRYFNASGAAADGTIGEDHDPETHLIPLVLEVALGKRKNVKIFGDDYPTPDGTCVRDYIHVDDLAAAHLAALEQLEDGTQLKLNLGTGSGASVLEVIEACRHVTGHAIPAVVAPRREGDPPALVADAREANRVLNWQPQHKEIGSIVESAWGWHQKHPEGYGD
- a CDS encoding serine/threonine-protein kinase; its protein translation is MFHLYLLTYSPTHQCEYCYFKNVEAETAFYSIAMTTHHSSLSKPAAQSDEDRWDRVARAIDALSEAWEAHFSQGAAEPRLAEFLPSEDEQFVKLVLPELVKLDLEYRWQYGRSPLRVEEYAAEFPVLGTSVELPVDLIHEELQVRMQAGDRVTEEEIRERFPEQATSLCALVGGMAVSGSPTCTYYGSTVRSDALKGKGEGPSQLEEIPLRFEAGQTVDDFQLLTELGSGAFAQVFLARQMSMERLVALKISKHTGSEPQTLAQLDHQYVVRVFDQRASTSPPARLLYMEVIPGGTVFDVVKRVRSTPQKQRTGQLLLDVVDEHLGSSGTARPDGSSHRHWLEETSWPLVVARLGAQLAEGLGYAHSRGVLHRDIKPANVLLSPEGLPKLADFNVSYNGGRADEDPAEAFGGSLAYMSPEQLQACHPVLGGSPQLVRGQSDVYSLGVMLWELLVGTRPFDDGPSDGGSLAHIQRMIDRRHYADFNAMRQALPSDCPESLRKVLMKCLASRKEERYQTADEVARELRLCLEPRCWKLLQEPRSAIVKLMLALPIPTVVIAGLLPNALAGRFNLLYNRSRITPDLSEWFETVQLWINGIVFPLGVLVGVWVVRKIARQLDRTKPQLSAEGGKQVLFFGWFVSLLTLGMWSVSGLVFPLVMNMGGEIEGVVGFYSHFFMSLALCGISAAVFPYFILTALAVRVYFPAIVRNGLVAGPRWRDLQKLKKLNLIHLALSALVPMLGILLVTASGGDDSRRWALMVVSGVGIIGFAAMFILERYIDSNIAALEKIAIETPRGV
- a CDS encoding GumC domain-containing protein; this translates as MVSDRFFLFRPPVFLFLSLVLAILVSAFLFWWLPQPFSVTAYMQVDSNTSSMKFLNPEQRFSEKEFEIFKETQLTLLKSQFVLMAALNRGDIRELNVVVKNRPDELTWLQDELQASFPGESKILMISYEGNEDPDEMKKIIDAVVEAYMNEIVAADRIEEFEEMAGLDTVLRQLEVELRSKLEKYYMLEQELESNATANEGKQDDVNEISSRSSKPKGLRNGELRMLEQEIDELEELRRELSLYLRRLKIMDMDNSSVERIKVMQNAFNTEEIDPDMRYGIIALGGVGTFVLVCVILALMGKCFGTRSV
- a CDS encoding sigma-70 family RNA polymerase sigma factor; protein product: MASLRTGDENALVEFLKTNEASLLAFIRSRIGSQLQKKIEPEDILQEASIEAIRILPTTDLSTWDPLHWLFQICERKVIDAHRKFFASQKRDASREAAIPDGSEAAGLGDLLAASMTTPSAAFSRDQKQIAMLAALDTLPEDQREALRLRYLVGLSSKEIAKKIGKTDGATRVMISRALSRLHEMLAE
- a CDS encoding TIGR03032 family protein, which translates into the protein MTEQSEDSADEKIPQRPLKCRLQGNFAAWLHRSGGSLAITTYTSGKLVLVGSTDSKLAINAHKFARPMGMARNGSRLAIAVREQILTFRLQDDGKFIPERTYDTGKVNAHDLAFGRRGIYFANTRFNCLARVSDRKQFVQCWLPPFISTMFAQDRCHLNGLGMQAGSPAMATAFCETDEKNDWRKEDRFTSGVLIDVARNEIVARNLCMPHSPRRYRRAWWLCNSGHGSLSRFDPSSSECQEVCALPGFTRGLCFTGKYALVGLSKIRPKHILDAPPVRARHGELTAGVALVNLSTGKQEGLLEFVEGGNEVFEVAFLRDVKEPRLQHEKET
- a CDS encoding MATE family efflux transporter, which translates into the protein MIPPTPTQLDSLSWPKRWWLRECGGRQVLQVALPLVVSTMSWTVMTYVDRAMLAHYSPIAMTAAFSAGILWFALFCVFLGICGYVSTFVSQYHGDEQPERIGPVVWQGNWLAMLSVPLALAAIPLAPWIFSLAKHRPDVTEQEIRYFKILCFGGPGMVLATSFSCFYSGRGMTWVNMLIDLFGTAVNLVLDYLLIFGYAGCPEMGIAGAAWATVVGIWVKPFIFFALIWQRSNRATYHTDNWRIELPLLRRLVYYGGPGGMQMLLDISGFTIFIILVGRLGDMPAMASSMAFSINTVSFMPVWGLGMSAGILVGQRLGENRDDLANRATWTTYQIGMAYMALLTVLYVALPDLFLSSFIGTETQSDLYQMALSLLYFVAAYNAFDTTQIIFVSALKGSGDTRFIMFVSLVMATALAALTYLAVEMLHLDVYACWIIIVFWLTILAVTYLLRFISGKWRTMRVIEQIHHPQPADCELAVPEACPEAVQSIDQAAPV